From Aquificota bacterium, one genomic window encodes:
- the yidD gene encoding membrane protein insertion efficiency factor YidD, producing MKKGVLAFLRFWQVFISPLYPPSCRYYPSCSNYAIMAVEKHGVLRGMMKAMWRVLRCNPFSKGGVDYP from the coding sequence TTGAAGAAGGGAGTTTTGGCCTTTTTGAGGTTTTGGCAGGTTTTCATCTCTCCCCTTTATCCACCAAGCTGTAGGTATTATCCATCCTGCTCCAACTATGCTATAATGGCGGTGGAAAAGCATGGAGTTCTTAGAGGTATGATGAAGGCTATGTGGAGAGTATTAAGGTGCAACCCCTTTTCTAAGGGTGGCGTGGATTATCCCTGA
- the rpmH gene encoding 50S ribosomal protein L34, which translates to MATQRNITRISNLKRKRKSGFLARMSTKSGRAIIKRRRQKGRKRLAP; encoded by the coding sequence ATGGCAACGCAGAGGAATATAACACGCATTTCCAACCTTAAGCGCAAGCGCAAAAGTGGTTTTCTGGCTCGTATGTCTACCAAAAGCGGAAGGGCTATAATAAAGAGAAGAAGACAGAAGGGAAGAAAGAGATTGGCGCCTTGA
- the atpE gene encoding ATP synthase F0 subunit C yields MKRKLMTALALLVPFMAVAAEPGQGDSLKQGLMFLGAGLAIGLAALGTGIGMGHAVRGTQEGVARNPTVGGRLQTIMFIGLAFIETLALYALLIAIILLFVK; encoded by the coding sequence ATGAAAAGGAAGCTTATGACCGCCTTGGCGCTGTTGGTGCCTTTTATGGCTGTTGCTGCAGAACCTGGTCAGGGGGATTCTCTTAAACAGGGACTTATGTTCCTTGGTGCTGGCCTTGCCATAGGGCTTGCAGCTTTGGGAACAGGCATTGGTATGGGTCATGCAGTAAGGGGTACTCAGGAAGGTGTGGCCAGAAATCCTACTGTGGGTGGTAGGTTGCAAACCATAATGTTTATAGGCCTCGCCTTTATAGAAACTTTGGCTCTTTATGCTTTGCTTATAGCTATAATACTTCTCTTTGTAAAGTAA
- the atpB gene encoding F0F1 ATP synthase subunit A produces the protein MQEISLSHVYLGLVAMGIALGLVSLAGKPSLKPTKFQAFWEGYVRFVRSMVLENIGHEGLRYVPLIASIGLFVFFSNLLGMVPGLEAPTANVNTNLAMALVVFLLYNIEGFRLHGIGYLKHFMGPNPYLAPVFFVIEIISHLARPITLTLRLFANMKGGALLLVVLVGLVVQNPFTMAVSPVFLLFIIAIKFLAVFIQSYIFMILSVVYLAGAVAHEEH, from the coding sequence ATGCAAGAAATAAGTTTAAGCCATGTGTATTTAGGTTTGGTTGCCATGGGCATAGCTCTTGGGTTGGTATCTTTGGCAGGCAAACCATCCCTAAAGCCCACAAAGTTTCAAGCCTTTTGGGAAGGATATGTTAGGTTTGTAAGGAGTATGGTTCTTGAAAACATAGGCCACGAAGGCTTAAGGTATGTGCCACTCATAGCCAGTATAGGCCTTTTTGTCTTTTTCTCCAACCTTCTTGGTATGGTGCCCGGCCTTGAAGCTCCCACAGCCAACGTGAACACAAACCTTGCCATGGCTTTGGTAGTATTTCTACTCTATAACATAGAAGGCTTTAGGCTTCATGGCATTGGCTACCTCAAGCACTTTATGGGCCCCAATCCCTACCTTGCCCCCGTTTTCTTTGTAATAGAGATTATTTCCCATCTTGCAAGGCCCATAACCCTCACCCTCAGGCTTTTTGCCAACATGAAGGGTGGCGCCTTGCTTCTGGTAGTTTTGGTGGGCCTTGTGGTCCAAAACCCATTCACTATGGCCGTTTCGCCTGTCTTCCTACTGTTTATAATAGCCATCAAGTTCCTCGCCGTATTTATACAATCCTACATATTTATGATACTTTCTGTGGTTTATCTTGCTGGTGCTGTAGCCCATGAGGAACACTAA
- a CDS encoding cation-transporting P-type ATPase codes for MHHKSVEESLRDLNTSLRGLTEEEARKRLSFYGKNTLEEERESRIKVFIRQFTSPFILILLVAGLIAFILGDVKDGLLVYGIVLINGLLGFYQELKAIASIEALRSLTALKTKVIRDGKEVEVDSRELVPGDVVLLGEGDVVPADIRLLESVGLLMDEALLTGESLPVEKDADLLLSEDTPLHARANCLYKGTVVLRGKALGVVFATGKNTELGKIAQRVQEGSPESPLTKALGVFGKRWIFILLVLLSLLALVGIMQGREPKTIIFFAIAQLISAVPEGLPIVVTLALVVGAIRLSKEKVLVKYLPAVETLGSATYICTDKTGTITLGRLTVQDYVAYDKRKLLLASTLCNDADSMKGDPLEMALLEWLEKERVNWQFLRKAYERVWEHPFDTKRRLMAVIVSDGSGVLDFYVKGALESLSNMCERECPKEVWEDHNRMAQEGLRVLAFGHAKLDKIPKDVEEVRIEIVGLVGFLDPPKEGVREAVETARSAGIRVIMITGDNLLTAKAVASMVNIYEEGDIALEGKDLERYRDDELYNLLKKTTVVARATPEDKYRIVKVLQSRGEVVAVTGDGANDAPALRVADLGIAMGSGSQAAKDASKMIILDDNLAIIVNAIRRGRLIAKNIGKVIRYLLSANSFQIFYNSLAIITGLPLPLYPTQILWINLVTDGVQDKAYPFTKYEGNPMKEKPKSPIETFIGRHQIMAVIYNGLLMAIAHYFLFLYMLKNYPYDIALTVSFTSAVISQWAVGIQEISDRPFFKNPIEHIRLNPYVFLGISIGAILQAVAVYLLSDYFHAVKLPLDMLPYVFFIPILTFLGIEVRKWVQRFEKNQFLS; via the coding sequence ATGCACCATAAAAGCGTTGAAGAGAGCCTAAGGGACCTAAATACAAGTCTGAGAGGTCTTACAGAGGAAGAAGCCAGAAAAAGGCTTTCTTTCTATGGCAAAAACACCCTTGAGGAGGAAAGGGAAAGCAGGATAAAGGTCTTTATCCGACAGTTTACAAGCCCCTTTATCCTTATCCTTCTTGTGGCGGGCCTTATAGCCTTTATTTTGGGAGATGTAAAGGATGGTTTATTGGTCTATGGCATTGTGCTTATAAACGGCCTTTTGGGCTTCTATCAAGAGCTAAAGGCTATAGCCTCCATAGAGGCTTTGAGGTCCTTGACTGCTTTGAAGACAAAGGTGATAAGGGATGGTAAAGAGGTTGAGGTTGACAGCAGAGAGCTTGTTCCTGGAGATGTGGTGCTTTTGGGTGAGGGAGATGTGGTGCCGGCGGACATAAGGCTTTTGGAGAGCGTTGGCCTTTTGATGGATGAGGCCTTGCTAACGGGTGAGTCCTTGCCGGTAGAAAAGGATGCGGACCTTTTGCTTTCTGAAGACACTCCACTTCATGCGAGGGCAAACTGTCTTTATAAGGGCACGGTGGTTTTGCGTGGCAAGGCCTTGGGTGTGGTCTTTGCCACTGGAAAGAATACGGAGCTTGGGAAGATAGCCCAAAGGGTTCAAGAGGGTTCGCCAGAGAGCCCACTTACCAAAGCCTTGGGGGTTTTTGGAAAAAGATGGATATTTATACTCCTTGTGCTTCTTAGCCTTCTTGCCCTTGTAGGCATAATGCAAGGAAGGGAACCAAAGACCATCATCTTCTTTGCCATAGCCCAGCTTATCTCTGCAGTACCAGAGGGCCTTCCCATAGTGGTCACCCTTGCCCTTGTGGTGGGAGCCATAAGGCTTTCAAAGGAGAAGGTGCTTGTAAAATACCTACCTGCGGTAGAAACCTTGGGAAGCGCCACCTACATATGCACGGACAAGACTGGTACCATAACCCTTGGAAGGTTAACAGTTCAAGATTATGTGGCCTATGACAAAAGGAAGCTACTTTTGGCCTCAACCCTTTGCAACGATGCGGACAGCATGAAGGGGGACCCTTTGGAGATGGCCTTGCTTGAATGGCTTGAGAAGGAGAGGGTAAACTGGCAGTTTTTGAGGAAAGCCTACGAGAGGGTGTGGGAGCATCCCTTTGATACAAAGAGGAGGCTTATGGCCGTTATTGTGTCCGATGGGTCCGGCGTGCTGGACTTCTATGTAAAGGGTGCCTTGGAGAGCCTCTCTAATATGTGTGAAAGGGAATGTCCAAAAGAAGTTTGGGAGGACCACAACAGGATGGCACAGGAGGGGCTAAGGGTTTTGGCCTTTGGCCATGCAAAGCTTGACAAGATTCCAAAGGATGTGGAGGAGGTAAGGATTGAAATTGTGGGGCTTGTGGGCTTTTTGGACCCACCGAAAGAGGGAGTAAGGGAGGCTGTAGAAACGGCAAGGTCTGCGGGCATAAGGGTAATAATGATAACCGGCGATAACCTTCTTACGGCCAAGGCTGTGGCGAGCATGGTAAATATATATGAGGAAGGGGATATAGCCCTTGAGGGGAAGGACCTTGAAAGGTATAGGGATGATGAGCTTTATAACTTGCTTAAAAAGACTACTGTGGTTGCAAGGGCTACGCCCGAGGACAAATACAGGATAGTAAAGGTTTTGCAGTCAAGGGGTGAGGTGGTGGCTGTGACGGGTGATGGTGCCAACGATGCGCCCGCCTTGAGGGTGGCAGACCTTGGTATTGCCATGGGTTCTGGCTCTCAGGCAGCAAAGGATGCAAGTAAGATGATCATTCTGGATGACAACCTTGCCATCATAGTAAACGCCATAAGGCGTGGAAGGCTCATAGCAAAAAACATAGGCAAGGTTATAAGATACCTCCTCTCTGCCAACTCCTTCCAGATCTTTTACAACTCCCTTGCCATCATCACAGGCCTTCCCCTGCCCTTATACCCTACCCAAATACTCTGGATAAACTTGGTAACGGACGGCGTTCAGGACAAGGCTTACCCCTTTACCAAGTATGAAGGAAACCCTATGAAGGAAAAGCCCAAAAGTCCTATAGAGACCTTTATAGGAAGGCACCAGATTATGGCGGTAATCTACAACGGCCTTCTTATGGCCATAGCCCACTACTTCCTATTCCTATACATGCTTAAAAACTACCCTTATGATATAGCCCTTACCGTTAGCTTTACTTCGGCAGTCATAAGCCAGTGGGCCGTTGGCATACAGGAAATTTCTGACAGACCCTTCTTTAAAAACCCCATAGAACATATAAGGCTAAACCCTTATGTATTCTTAGGCATCTCCATAGGTGCAATCCTCCAAGCCGTTGCCGTATACCTTCTCTCCGATTACTTCCATGCGGTAAAACTCCCCTTAGATATGCTTCCCTATGTGTTTTTCATACCAATTTTGACCTTTTTGGGGATAGAGGTGAGGAAGTGGGTGCAAAGATTTGAAAAAAACCAGTTTTTGAGCTAA
- a CDS encoding TRC40/GET3/ArsA family transport-energizing ATPase — protein sequence MLKRLVFFGGKGGVGKSTLSCAVALRLSKEDKSLLVSIDPAHSLSGILGMPIGHEVKKIKENLHALELSAERLVEEYTERVLNSLQDLLPHVRSGLKEYAKYLKHSPTALETAILDHLLDLCQDYAYVIVDSAPTGQMLRLFETAHMVKGWFDFLTRLAKEREKVQAFMGKRDSLLSLIEERKSRVERLLNILREKSLVFAVANEEPLSLEEAQEIKRSLRDMKVYIVLNRWRSMEGDFIKVQEAERPYGIEALESLRVEEIVGFVKGG from the coding sequence CTGCTAAAAAGGCTTGTCTTCTTTGGTGGAAAGGGAGGAGTGGGCAAAAGTACCCTCTCTTGCGCCGTAGCCTTAAGACTCTCAAAAGAAGACAAAAGCCTTTTGGTCTCCATAGACCCGGCCCATTCCCTTTCTGGCATACTTGGAATGCCCATAGGCCATGAGGTCAAAAAAATAAAAGAAAACCTCCATGCCTTAGAACTTTCCGCAGAAAGGCTTGTGGAAGAATACACAGAAAGGGTTCTAAACAGCTTGCAGGACCTTTTGCCCCATGTGAGGTCTGGGCTAAAGGAGTATGCCAAGTATTTGAAGCATTCACCCACAGCCCTTGAGACAGCCATCTTGGACCACCTTTTGGACCTATGCCAAGACTATGCTTATGTGATAGTGGACTCTGCGCCCACAGGCCAGATGCTAAGGCTTTTTGAGACAGCCCACATGGTAAAGGGCTGGTTTGACTTTTTGACACGCTTGGCAAAGGAAAGGGAAAAGGTGCAAGCCTTTATGGGCAAAAGGGACAGTCTTTTGAGTCTGATAGAAGAAAGAAAAAGCAGAGTAGAAAGACTTTTGAACATTTTAAGAGAAAAAAGCTTGGTCTTTGCCGTGGCCAACGAAGAGCCATTATCTTTGGAGGAAGCCCAAGAGATAAAAAGGTCCTTAAGGGATATGAAGGTGTATATAGTTTTGAACCGTTGGAGGTCCATGGAGGGAGATTTTATAAAAGTTCAAGAGGCAGAAAGGCCCTATGGGATTGAGGCACTGGAGAGTCTGAGGGTGGAAGAGATAGTGGGGTTTGTAAAGGGTGGATAG
- a CDS encoding c-type cytochrome — protein sequence MKKYLFLTMAVGALFAFSCQQKPAEQPAQQEQQPQQQQPQAEQKPAEQPAQPQAEQKPAEQPQKPQEQKPAEQKGSQAPAKDMQAFAQQKGCFACHDINTKKVGPAFKDVAKKFAGQPGAEEEISKRIKNGGVGTWGNVPMPPQNVTEQEARDLAKWVLSLK from the coding sequence ATGAAGAAGTATCTATTTTTAACAATGGCAGTGGGAGCCCTTTTTGCCTTTTCCTGCCAGCAAAAGCCGGCAGAACAGCCAGCCCAGCAAGAACAACAACCTCAACAGCAACAGCCACAGGCTGAACAAAAGCCTGCAGAGCAACCTGCTCAACCGCAGGCAGAACAAAAGCCGGCAGAACAGCCTCAAAAGCCACAAGAACAAAAGCCTGCCGAACAAAAAGGCTCTCAGGCACCAGCAAAGGATATGCAAGCCTTTGCCCAGCAGAAGGGCTGTTTTGCTTGCCATGATATAAACACCAAAAAGGTAGGCCCAGCTTTTAAGGATGTGGCAAAGAAGTTTGCTGGGCAGCCCGGTGCAGAGGAGGAAATATCCAAGAGAATAAAGAATGGTGGTGTAGGTACTTGGGGCAATGTGCCAATGCCTCCTCAGAATGTGACAGAACAAGAGGCAAGGGATCTTGCCAAGTGGGTGCTTAGCTTAAAGTGA
- the argH gene encoding argininosuccinate lyase — protein sequence MQKPWEGRFKERTEEFVERFTQSVSFDKELAPWDIRQSIAHVKTLLKAGLLKEEEAQRLIEGLEAIKKEILEGSFEFKEELEDVHMNIEAELINRLGDLGGKLHTARSRNDQVATDEKLYIKDKLLEVIRVLRELRKSLVRLAENSLEFVMPSYTHLQRAQPIRLSHYFLAYREVFLSDEQRFLLAYRSSDCLSLGSGAVAGLDFPLDRFYTAELLGFGRVCRNSMQATADRDFILDVLYACAVCGMHLSRLAEDLILWSTEEFGFVDLPDRLCTGSSIMPQKKNPDVLELIRGKTGRLYGNLMSLLTTLKGLPMAYNRDLQEDKEPLFDSLKTIRDCLEGMRLVLEGMSIRPERLKEASGGFTLMTDLANYLVMKGIPFRQAHKIAGSITAYLLEKGKRPEDLTLEELKEFSSLYEEDVLELLSAEKVADRRKTFGGTAKEDLLKRIEVAKREEGL from the coding sequence ATGCAAAAGCCTTGGGAAGGCCGTTTTAAGGAAAGGACGGAAGAGTTCGTAGAAAGGTTTACCCAATCGGTAAGCTTTGACAAAGAACTTGCACCTTGGGACATAAGGCAGAGTATAGCCCATGTGAAAACCTTGCTAAAGGCTGGGCTATTGAAGGAAGAAGAAGCGCAGAGGCTAATTGAAGGCCTTGAGGCCATAAAAAAAGAAATCCTTGAAGGAAGCTTTGAGTTTAAAGAGGAGCTTGAAGATGTGCATATGAACATAGAGGCGGAGCTTATAAACAGGCTTGGAGACCTTGGGGGAAAGCTTCACACTGCAAGAAGTAGAAACGACCAGGTGGCAACGGATGAAAAGCTTTACATAAAGGATAAGCTTTTGGAGGTCATAAGGGTCTTAAGAGAATTAAGAAAAAGCCTTGTGAGGCTTGCCGAAAACAGCTTGGAATTTGTTATGCCCTCTTATACACACCTTCAGAGGGCCCAGCCCATAAGGCTCTCTCACTACTTTTTGGCATACAGGGAGGTCTTTTTAAGCGATGAGCAGAGGTTTTTGTTGGCCTACAGGTCTTCCGACTGCCTTTCTCTTGGCTCCGGTGCGGTGGCTGGCTTAGACTTCCCCTTAGACAGATTTTATACGGCAGAGCTTTTGGGCTTTGGTAGAGTATGTAGAAACTCCATGCAGGCCACTGCGGACAGGGACTTTATCTTGGATGTGCTATATGCTTGCGCTGTGTGCGGTATGCACCTTTCGCGCCTGGCGGAGGACCTTATCCTTTGGTCAACGGAGGAGTTTGGCTTTGTGGACCTTCCAGACAGGCTATGCACGGGAAGCTCCATTATGCCTCAGAAGAAAAATCCAGACGTGCTTGAGCTAATAAGGGGAAAGACAGGAAGGCTCTATGGAAACCTTATGAGCCTTCTTACCACCTTAAAGGGCCTTCCCATGGCCTACAACAGGGACCTTCAAGAGGACAAGGAGCCCCTCTTTGATAGCCTTAAAACTATAAGGGATTGCCTTGAGGGCATGAGGCTTGTGCTTGAGGGCATGAGCATAAGACCAGAGAGGCTAAAAGAGGCAAGCGGTGGCTTTACTCTCATGACGGACCTTGCCAACTACCTTGTTATGAAGGGCATTCCCTTCCGTCAAGCCCACAAGATAGCTGGGTCCATAACGGCCTACCTTTTGGAAAAGGGCAAAAGGCCAGAAGACCTTACCCTTGAGGAGTTAAAAGAGTTCTCAAGCCTTTATGAGGAGGATGTGCTTGAGCTTTTGAGCGCAGAAAAGGTGGCAGACAGGAGAAAGACCTTTGGAGGCACTGCCAAAGAGGACCTTTTAAAGAGGATTGAAGTGGCAAAAAGGGAGGAAGGATTATGA
- a CDS encoding ABC transporter permease: MRGLIFPLTIIGLFVFFALFAELVAPYPYALQNRQAPFHPPTKIHLFKEGKPTFPYVHPYKMVDPLFKVYEEDKSVSCRLRFMHKGEYGYKLLSVEEPCKLYLLGTDKLGRDILSRIVYGARVSLTVGLVGVVITFFLGSLIGGIAGYFGGRVDALIMRIVEVLLAIPTFYLMLSLRSVFPLTMESFYVFIMVIFILSFLGWAGLARVVRGMVLSIREKEFVQSAKTYGAGTLRILRVHILPNAYYYLIVSATLSFPGYILAEASLSFLGLGIQEPYPSWGNMLSDARNVNLISAHPWILSPGVALFLVVLSFNLLGDNLLKGEKR, translated from the coding sequence ATGAGAGGGCTTATCTTCCCCCTTACTATAATAGGGCTTTTTGTCTTCTTTGCCCTCTTTGCAGAGCTTGTGGCACCCTATCCTTACGCCTTGCAAAATAGGCAGGCACCCTTTCATCCACCTACAAAAATACACCTCTTTAAAGAAGGGAAGCCCACCTTTCCCTACGTACATCCCTACAAGATGGTAGACCCCCTTTTTAAGGTCTATGAAGAAGATAAAAGCGTATCATGCAGGCTTAGGTTTATGCATAAGGGTGAGTATGGATACAAGCTTTTGTCTGTAGAAGAGCCTTGTAAGCTATACCTTTTGGGAACAGACAAGCTTGGCAGGGACATCCTTAGCAGGATAGTTTATGGCGCAAGGGTCTCTTTGACGGTGGGGCTTGTGGGAGTTGTCATAACCTTCTTCCTTGGAAGCTTGATAGGTGGCATAGCGGGCTATTTTGGCGGAAGGGTAGATGCTTTAATAATGAGGATAGTGGAAGTCCTTCTTGCCATACCTACCTTTTACCTTATGCTCTCTTTGAGGTCTGTCTTTCCTCTGACTATGGAGAGCTTTTATGTGTTTATTATGGTTATATTTATCCTCTCCTTCCTTGGCTGGGCTGGGCTTGCCAGGGTGGTAAGGGGCATGGTGCTTTCCATCAGAGAAAAGGAGTTTGTCCAGTCTGCAAAGACCTACGGTGCTGGAACCCTTAGAATTTTGAGGGTTCATATACTACCCAATGCCTACTACTACCTTATAGTGTCTGCCACCCTTTCTTTCCCGGGCTACATACTGGCCGAGGCCTCTTTGAGCTTTTTGGGCCTTGGCATACAAGAACCTTACCCAAGCTGGGGCAACATGCTTTCTGATGCAAGAAATGTAAACCTAATCTCCGCCCATCCTTGGATACTTTCTCCCGGTGTAGCTTTATTTTTGGTAGTTCTATCTTTTAACCTTTTGGGAGATAACCTTTTAAAGGGTGAGAAAAGATGA
- a CDS encoding dihydroorotate dehydrogenase electron transfer subunit, with protein MKDILALVEENTYISGRLYLLKVLAPEIAKDIKAGHFVMVKVSNSLDPMGRRAFAVADVRGDSLLIFYDLVGRGTKILSELKKGERLWILGPLGKGLFSYEGDRHLLLGGGVGLAGLTLLGKELRNMGKKVLFVYAGRSKEHLGMEDWLKEEGFDYILYTEDGSKGKKGLITDVLKEFDTSWIVHACGPKAMLRALKKMKTGHRMYFSLESRMACGWGVCLGCVVQTKEGYKRVCYEGPVFSSEEVIF; from the coding sequence ATGAAGGATATATTGGCCCTTGTGGAAGAGAACACGTATATATCTGGAAGGCTCTACCTTTTGAAGGTTTTGGCTCCAGAGATAGCAAAAGATATAAAGGCTGGGCATTTTGTAATGGTAAAGGTCTCCAACAGTCTTGACCCTATGGGCAGAAGAGCCTTTGCTGTGGCCGATGTAAGAGGTGATAGTCTTCTCATCTTTTACGACCTTGTGGGAAGAGGAACAAAAATACTTTCGGAGTTAAAGAAAGGAGAAAGGCTCTGGATTCTTGGACCTCTTGGAAAAGGGCTTTTCTCATACGAGGGTGATAGACATCTTCTCTTAGGTGGTGGCGTGGGCCTTGCGGGCCTCACTTTGCTTGGAAAAGAGCTAAGGAATATGGGCAAAAAGGTCCTCTTTGTTTATGCGGGAAGGTCAAAGGAACATCTTGGTATGGAAGATTGGCTAAAGGAAGAGGGCTTTGATTATATCCTTTACACAGAGGATGGAAGCAAGGGCAAAAAGGGGCTAATAACGGATGTGCTAAAGGAGTTTGACACCTCATGGATAGTCCATGCCTGTGGTCCAAAGGCTATGCTAAGGGCTTTAAAGAAGATGAAGACGGGCCATAGGATGTATTTTTCTCTTGAAAGCAGGATGGCCTGCGGTTGGGGTGTTTGCTTGGGCTGTGTGGTTCAAACTAAGGAAGGCTACAAGAGGGTATGCTATGAAGGGCCTGTCTTTTCTTCCGAGGAGGTGATCTTCTAA
- a CDS encoding riboflavin synthase — translation MFTGLVEKVGVVESLRNGRLTVRAGFDEVKVGDSIAVNGVCLTVVKIEKDRLSFDLSEETLSRSNLKFLKPGDIVNLERALRASDRLGGHILQGHVDFTAPIVELIRKGEHWSLKVRIKEDHEVYFVEKGSVGIDGISLTINKIEGSIIHMNIIPHTYENTNLKVRKPGDMVNVEIDIIGKYVVNYLKSVRKTDLQSLLEGLYNINP, via the coding sequence ATGTTTACAGGCCTAGTGGAAAAGGTAGGTGTTGTAGAGAGTTTAAGGAATGGAAGGCTAACAGTTAGGGCTGGCTTTGATGAGGTAAAGGTGGGTGATAGCATAGCGGTAAACGGCGTGTGCCTCACCGTTGTAAAGATAGAAAAAGATAGGCTTTCCTTTGACCTCTCTGAAGAGACGTTGAGCAGGAGCAATTTAAAGTTTTTAAAGCCTGGAGACATTGTGAATTTAGAGAGGGCTTTGAGGGCCTCCGATAGGCTAGGTGGCCATATACTTCAGGGCCATGTGGACTTTACAGCACCCATAGTGGAGCTTATAAGGAAGGGGGAACATTGGTCCCTAAAGGTAAGGATAAAGGAAGACCACGAGGTCTATTTTGTAGAAAAGGGTTCTGTTGGTATAGATGGCATTAGTCTAACAATAAACAAAATAGAAGGTAGTATTATTCATATGAATATCATCCCTCACACCTATGAAAATACTAATTTAAAAGTGAGAAAGCCCGGAGACATGGTAAACGTGGAAATTGATATCATAGGAAAGTATGTTGTAAATTATCTAAAAAGTGTTAGAAAAACCGATTTGCAAAGTTTATTAGAAGGTCTTTATAATATAAACCCATGA
- a CDS encoding HDOD domain-containing protein yields the protein MNVICKQAIHNREGKVAFYEIFLQDRRTGQYPEGFDPLKATSIAIDVLVEIGPELVGGGKLVFVNVPAIFLEASMFDLLSPKYVGIELVENKRLNNTLLEAIDILIKRGFKFCIDDFGFEKIDYLPLLNKCHFVKINIKDNPYNQEELKEVISILKSLKKGIIAKNIESKDDYENALKLGFEYFQGIYLSKPVMVRDTRTISFLKSTIIKLYNAIKEKNIKKVVEIIEKDVGVTYKLLRFVNSAYFPKVREFSNVEDAVLYLGLENVAKFVIVLALSDMFADEEEKKLWKRALFRASLAEKLAEVYSNEVKDKAYLMGLFSLSWEILRQKPAELARAVALDGEIVEAYENRLSLLGFILSLVELLEESGSDETIKKVAKVLEIPSEKVKEILEEAKKESERFID from the coding sequence ATGAATGTAATTTGCAAGCAAGCTATTCATAATAGAGAGGGGAAGGTGGCCTTTTATGAAATATTTTTACAAGATAGAAGGACAGGCCAATATCCAGAAGGATTTGACCCTCTAAAGGCTACAAGTATAGCCATAGATGTATTAGTAGAGATAGGTCCAGAATTAGTAGGTGGTGGTAAGCTTGTCTTTGTAAATGTTCCAGCTATATTTCTTGAGGCTTCCATGTTTGACCTTCTTTCTCCAAAGTATGTAGGTATAGAGTTGGTAGAAAATAAAAGATTGAACAATACGCTTCTGGAAGCTATTGATATACTTATAAAACGTGGTTTTAAGTTTTGTATAGACGATTTTGGGTTTGAAAAAATAGATTACTTACCACTTTTAAATAAATGTCATTTTGTTAAAATAAATATAAAAGACAATCCTTATAACCAAGAGGAATTAAAAGAAGTTATAAGTATATTAAAAAGCCTTAAAAAGGGCATCATAGCCAAAAATATAGAATCTAAAGATGACTATGAAAATGCGTTGAAATTGGGATTTGAATACTTCCAAGGCATTTATCTATCAAAACCAGTAATGGTTAGAGATACAAGGACAATATCCTTTTTAAAATCTACAATAATCAAGTTATATAATGCTATAAAGGAAAAAAACATAAAAAAGGTTGTTGAAATAATAGAAAAGGATGTGGGTGTTACATATAAATTACTAAGGTTTGTAAACTCTGCTTACTTTCCAAAGGTGAGAGAATTTAGCAATGTAGAGGATGCAGTTCTCTATCTTGGTCTTGAGAATGTAGCCAAGTTTGTCATAGTCTTGGCTTTGTCCGATATGTTTGCAGATGAGGAAGAAAAAAAGTTGTGGAAAAGGGCGCTCTTTAGAGCAAGCCTTGCAGAAAAGCTTGCAGAAGTATATTCAAATGAGGTAAAGGATAAGGCTTATCTTATGGGTCTTTTTTCCCTCTCCTGGGAAATACTTAGGCAAAAACCGGCTGAATTAGCAAGAGCAGTTGCTTTAGACGGAGAAATAGTAGAAGCCTATGAAAATAGACTTAGCTTATTAGGATTCATACTTTCACTTGTGGAGCTTCTGGAAGAAAGCGGGAGTGATGAAACTATAAAAAAGGTGGCAAAGGTATTAGAAATTCCATCAGAAAAAGTAAAAGAAATACTTGAAGAGGCAAAGAAAGAATCAGAAAGGTTTATAGATTAA